CCCCCCGGTCGTGATGACGTCCTCGACGAGCAGCGTGCGGTCGCCGGGACCGAGCCGGGCCCCCTCGACGAGGCGGTTCGTGCCCCGCCCCTTCGGCTCCTTGCGGACGAAGAACCAGCGGCACCCGGCGACCGCGGCGACTCCGACCGCCAGTGCGTCGGCCCCCATCGTCAGTCCGCCGCTCGCGTCGAACTCGATACCGGCGGCGGTCACCTCGGCGACCATCACCCGACATGCGAGTTCGAGGTCGCTCCACTCGGCGAGGGCGACCTTGCCGTCGATGAACTCGCTCGACATCGCCCCCGATGCCAGCTTCACCGGTTCGGGGAGACGCGTGAGACCCTTGTTCTCGATGACGGACAGCAGTGCCGTCTTCAGGTCGGC
The nucleotide sequence above comes from Acidimicrobiales bacterium. Encoded proteins:
- a CDS encoding phosphoribosyltransferase family protein, whose product is MTTDDAADLKTALLSVIENKGLTRLPEPVKLASGAMSSEFIDGKVALAEWSDLELACRVMVAEVTAAGIEFDASGGLTMGADALAVGVAAVAGCRWFFVRKEPKGRGTNRLVEGARLGPGDRTLLVEDVITTGGSIIRAHDAIVATGATVVAASTVVDRGDEAAERFAAVGVPYFPLIGYADLGIAPIVGVT